Proteins encoded within one genomic window of Desulfonatronum thiodismutans:
- the rsxE gene encoding electron transport complex subunit RsxE, whose protein sequence is MAETSKTIFEKGIWSENPVYRQVLGICSALAVTNLLTNTLLMCAGVIFTTAMSNLTVSILRNYIPKRIRMMVQVLIIASFVMMVDIMIRAGAPDIHRFIGPYVGLIITNCIIMGRAEAFASQNRPWPSLLDGLATGLGYSFVLIAIALIREPLGFGTILGFPLPARDLWWHSWTIMIMPPGAFFTLGLLTWWARAKTDPSVKG, encoded by the coding sequence ATGGCCGAGACATCCAAAACCATTTTCGAGAAAGGCATCTGGTCGGAAAATCCGGTCTACCGCCAAGTCCTGGGCATCTGCTCGGCCCTGGCCGTGACCAACCTGCTGACCAACACCCTGCTGATGTGCGCCGGGGTGATCTTCACCACCGCCATGTCCAACCTGACCGTCTCCATCCTGCGCAACTACATTCCCAAGCGCATCCGGATGATGGTCCAGGTGTTGATCATCGCGAGCTTCGTGATGATGGTGGACATCATGATCCGGGCCGGAGCCCCGGACATTCACCGCTTCATCGGCCCCTACGTGGGTCTGATCATCACCAACTGCATCATCATGGGCCGGGCCGAGGCCTTTGCCAGCCAGAACCGTCCCTGGCCCTCGCTCCTGGACGGTCTGGCCACCGGCCTGGGCTACTCCTTCGTGCTCATCGCCATCGCCCTGATCCGCGAACCCCTGGGCTTCGGAACCATCCTCGGCTTCCCCCTCCCGGCCAGGGATCTCTGGTGGCACTCCTGGACCATCATGATCATGCCCCCCGGCGCCTTTTTCACCCTGGGCCTGCTCACCTGGTGGGCCAGAGCCAAGACGGATCCCAGCGTCAAGGGATGA
- a CDS encoding BrnT family toxin: MRIDFDPAKSAKNAQERDIPFDLAAKFEWADAVFAEDVRNQYPERRFIAVGYLGGRLHVVCFTPIIGGIRIISMRKANEREAKAYGKAIANDRS, translated from the coding sequence ATGCGAATTGACTTTGACCCCGCGAAGTCCGCTAAAAATGCCCAAGAGCGAGATATTCCCTTCGATCTCGCCGCCAAGTTCGAGTGGGCCGACGCGGTGTTTGCCGAAGACGTTCGAAATCAATATCCTGAGCGCCGATTCATCGCCGTGGGCTACCTGGGCGGTCGATTGCACGTGGTCTGCTTTACTCCAATAATTGGGGGAATCAGGATAATCAGCATGCGTAAGGCAAATGAAAGAGAGGCAAAAGCATATGGAAAAGCCATTGCCAATGACCGATCATGA
- a CDS encoding FMN-binding protein, producing the protein MKKDSLPYVLGFMLAISVFFGAGVSLVHHGTKDMLARNEQLHRNRTIAQAFELSVEGRDAEAFAAAVQEHIREKALPSDQRTWTVFERITDAEDQADVGFIFQGQGVWDLIRGIIVLSPDLTTVRNIRFLQHAETPGLGGRIEEDWFLEQFQGLSIAWDRPRDRRVIIGQALDPNAPNRVDAITGATGTSQALMDMLNNELHRFREAYLEASQDALHADDSEG; encoded by the coding sequence ATGAAAAAAGACTCCCTGCCCTATGTTCTCGGGTTCATGCTGGCCATCAGTGTTTTTTTCGGTGCCGGCGTCTCCCTGGTCCATCACGGCACCAAAGACATGCTGGCCCGCAACGAACAACTCCACCGCAACCGGACCATCGCCCAGGCCTTTGAACTGAGCGTCGAAGGTCGGGACGCGGAAGCCTTTGCAGCTGCTGTCCAGGAACATATCCGGGAAAAGGCCTTGCCCTCGGACCAGCGTACCTGGACGGTCTTCGAGCGGATAACGGACGCCGAGGACCAGGCGGACGTGGGCTTCATCTTCCAGGGTCAGGGGGTCTGGGATCTGATTCGCGGCATTATCGTGCTCAGCCCGGATCTGACCACCGTGCGCAACATCCGTTTTCTCCAGCACGCGGAAACTCCGGGCCTGGGAGGACGGATCGAAGAGGACTGGTTTCTCGAACAGTTTCAGGGCCTGAGCATCGCCTGGGATCGTCCTCGGGACCGACGGGTGATCATCGGCCAGGCCCTGGACCCCAACGCTCCCAACCGTGTCGACGCCATCACCGGTGCCACGGGGACTTCCCAGGCGCTGATGGACATGCTGAACAACGAATTGCACCGGTTTCGAGAGGCCTACCTGGAAGCCTCGCAGGACGCCTTGCACGCCGACGACTCCGAGGGCTAA
- a CDS encoding metallophosphoesterase family protein, protein MFSFLHVADIHLDSPLHGLSRYEGAPVDEIRGATRQALANLVDYAVDNAVPLVVLAGDVYDADCPDYQTLLHFAEQMSRLGGHGIQVVMIRGNHDADNPMTASLRLPENVHVLSSTKADTWRSPDLPVAVHGRSYAGREILDNLAATYPAPLPDLFNIGLLHTAMTGRAGHARYAPCSLNDLTAKGYQYWALGHVHDHEIVHRDPHVVYSGCIQGRHIREAGAKGCVRVDVHPDGTVRTERVILDVLRWMLLDLNLTGARDLDDLRLAVTSGLRDALAARQDDRLTAVRLRLYGQTPLHAQAVRDPDRLVAQIRLTATDVSRRGVWVEKVILDTTPDVNIEDIAEGDTPQAALLQALKDLEEDPAGLDDFKADLRDLTAKLVTTDVEPPDLDDPRVRAALIRDARDLLLPMLTTISASPSRPDVPHAH, encoded by the coding sequence ATGTTTTCCTTCCTCCACGTCGCCGACATCCACCTGGACAGCCCATTGCATGGATTGTCCAGGTATGAAGGCGCGCCCGTGGACGAAATCCGGGGAGCGACCCGTCAGGCCCTTGCCAATCTGGTGGACTACGCCGTGGACAACGCGGTTCCCTTGGTCGTCCTGGCCGGAGACGTGTACGACGCCGATTGCCCGGACTACCAGACCCTGCTCCATTTCGCCGAGCAGATGTCCCGGCTGGGAGGGCACGGCATTCAGGTGGTCATGATCCGGGGCAACCACGACGCGGACAACCCCATGACGGCTTCCTTGCGCCTGCCCGAAAACGTCCACGTTCTGTCCTCGACCAAAGCCGACACCTGGCGTTCTCCGGACCTGCCCGTGGCCGTGCACGGCCGCTCCTACGCCGGACGGGAAATCCTGGACAACCTCGCCGCGACCTACCCCGCCCCCTTGCCCGACCTGTTCAATATCGGGCTCTTGCACACGGCCATGACCGGACGAGCCGGTCACGCCAGGTACGCCCCCTGCTCCCTGAACGACCTGACGGCCAAGGGCTACCAGTACTGGGCACTGGGCCACGTCCACGACCACGAGATCGTCCACCGCGATCCGCACGTGGTCTACAGCGGCTGCATCCAGGGCCGGCACATTCGGGAAGCCGGGGCCAAGGGCTGCGTCCGGGTGGACGTCCATCCGGACGGCACGGTCCGGACCGAACGGGTGATCCTGGACGTGCTGCGCTGGATGCTTCTGGACTTGAACCTGACCGGGGCCCGCGACCTGGACGACCTCCGCCTGGCCGTGACCAGCGGGCTGCGCGACGCGCTCGCGGCCCGACAGGACGACCGCCTGACCGCCGTCCGGTTGCGCCTTTACGGCCAAACCCCGCTGCACGCCCAGGCCGTGCGCGACCCGGACCGGCTCGTCGCCCAGATCCGACTGACCGCCACCGACGTCTCCCGCCGCGGAGTCTGGGTTGAAAAGGTGATTCTGGACACGACTCCGGACGTGAACATCGAGGACATCGCCGAGGGCGACACTCCTCAAGCCGCCCTGCTTCAAGCCCTGAAAGACCTGGAAGAGGACCCCGCCGGGCTGGACGACTTCAAGGCCGATCTGCGCGATCTGACGGCCAAACTCGTCACCACGGACGTGGAGC
- a CDS encoding BrnA antitoxin family protein, giving the protein MTDHEGEVRELTAEDFQSFGSPENVLPQELRETLTNYQRPADTSPRVVNLLLSRDIVECFQATGDGWQQRINSALRDWLRHHNPASLR; this is encoded by the coding sequence ATGACCGATCATGAAGGTGAAGTCCGGGAACTTACGGCTGAAGACTTTCAGTCCTTCGGTTCGCCGGAAAATGTTTTGCCTCAGGAATTGCGTGAAACGCTGACAAACTATCAACGCCCGGCTGACACCTCTCCCCGTGTCGTCAACCTCCTCCTTTCCCGGGATATTGTCGAGTGCTTTCAGGCCACCGGCGACGGCTGGCAACAACGGATCAACAGCGCCCTCCGCGACTGGCTGCGTCACCACAATCCAGCATCGTTGCGATAG